A single region of the Palaemon carinicauda isolate YSFRI2023 chromosome 17, ASM3689809v2, whole genome shotgun sequence genome encodes:
- the LOC137656444 gene encoding uncharacterized protein has translation MDETGVTAVQKPVKVVARKGSKQIRKITSAERGTLVTVAITVSAIGNAIPPFFIFPRAHFRDRFLINIPPGSSGAANPSGWMKESDFVGFLDHFVKHTKCLKDCPAVLLLDNHESHLSIDGLNYCEANGIVALLFAPHCSHRMQPVDISIYGPLKKDFTLQEEDFMGANVTDRPLPNDLSEMQASQENGSSGMLNLQYIHQRLQTKLQTKLVLLPHSGMPN, from the exons ATGGATGAGACCGGGGTAACAGCAGTTCAGAAGCCTGTTAAAGTTGTTGCTCGAAAAGGCTCTAAACAAATTAGAAAAATTACCTCAGCAGAAAGAGGAACTCTTGTAACAGTCGCTATAACTGTTTCAGCAATTGGTAATGCAATCCCTCCTTTCTTTATTTTCCCCAGAGCTCATTTCCGCGATCGTTTCCTGATCAATATCCCTCCAGGTAGTTCAGGAGCTGCTAATCCATCAGGGTGGATGAAAGAGTCTGACTTTGTTGGGTTTCTTGACCATTTTGTGAAACATACTAAATGTTTAAAAGATTGCCCAGCAGTTTTATTACTAGACAATCACGAGTCTCACCTGTCCATAGATGGCCTTAATTATTGTGAAGCAAATGGAATTGTTGCTCTTTTATTCGCCCCACACTGTTCTCATAGGATGCAACCGGTTGATATAAGTATTTACGGACCACTGAAGAA GGATTTCACCCTTCAGGAAGAAGATTTTATGGGTGCCAATGTAACAGACAGGCCTTTGCCTAATGATTTGTCTGAAATGCAAGCATCCCAAGAAAATGGAAGCTCTGGTATGCTGAATCTACAGTATATCCATCAGAGGCTACAGACAAAACTACAAACCAAGCTGGTTCTCCTTCCACACTCAGGGATGCCCAATTAG